One window of Streptomyces sp. NBC_00273 genomic DNA carries:
- a CDS encoding DEAD/DEAH box helicase, which translates to MTPQPQRPLPPQATALLRHAAVFLPAAVPREGRVAFWAPDGDALPEAGTAAPLTVVRPHGDGVRSRTVPAVTFSVTAALPVLAQAPHSPAAHPATRAWGTAARQALALAARGRLLPGLTPEGIDAWRAGPLDAADVDHLRAVAAALPHEGYATPLAGRRPLQLPEPEALVRAFLDAVADGLPRTPAAAVAAGRPFAARDPQPVPGIQDWAAQVAAGSDTGVGISLRLDLSSFRLFDEAEEADTRRAGAAVVQVHSLADPTLVTDAGQLWAGTAAAGFGPRARIDAVLAMRRAARVWPPLLRLLDQPVPDALALSDPELEDLLGVAGSRLAAAGVLVHWPRELARTLSATAVVRSTAPGSATDGTAFFDAEHLFAFSWELALGGDRLTPGEMDALAQAHRPVVRLRDQWVRVDPELVRKARKRELGVLDPVDALATVLSGTAEIDGTTVEAVPVGALAALRDRLTGELAPLPQPAALKATLRDYQARGLAWLDLMTSLGLGGCLADDMGLGKTVTLIALHLHRDRPEPTLVVCPASLLGNWQREIEKFAPGTPVHRFHGNGRSIEDLTSCAGGFVLTTYGTMRASAALLAEQSWGLVVADEAQHVKNPHSATAKALRTVPAPARVALTGTPVENNLSELWALLDWTTPGLLGPLTAFRARHARPVEHQKEEDGGNEAAVARLSALVRPFLLRRKKSDPGIAPELPPKTETDHPVSLTREQASLYQAAVDEAMAVIESSEGMERRGMIMKLLASLKQICNHPAQYLKEEQPRIPHRSGKLALLDELLDTILAEGGSVLVFTQYVTMARIVERHLQARGIASQLLHGGTPVPRREELVDRFQAGEVPVFLLSLKAAGTGLNLTRAGHVIHFDRWWNPAVEEQATDRAYRIGQTQPVQVHRIIAEGTVEDRIAEMLEAKRALADAVLGSGESALSELTDRELADLVSLRRPG; encoded by the coding sequence ATGACACCGCAGCCGCAGCGACCGTTGCCGCCGCAGGCGACCGCGCTGCTGCGCCACGCCGCGGTCTTCCTGCCCGCCGCCGTTCCCCGCGAGGGGCGGGTCGCCTTCTGGGCGCCCGACGGGGACGCCCTGCCCGAGGCGGGAACGGCGGCGCCGCTCACCGTCGTACGCCCGCACGGCGACGGGGTCCGTAGCCGGACCGTGCCCGCCGTGACCTTCTCCGTCACCGCAGCCCTGCCCGTGCTCGCGCAGGCGCCCCACAGCCCCGCCGCGCATCCCGCCACCCGCGCCTGGGGCACCGCCGCCCGGCAGGCGCTCGCCCTCGCCGCCCGTGGTCGGCTCCTCCCCGGACTCACCCCCGAGGGCATCGACGCCTGGCGTGCCGGGCCGCTCGACGCCGCCGACGTCGATCACCTCCGCGCGGTCGCCGCCGCGCTGCCGCACGAGGGGTACGCGACGCCGCTGGCCGGCCGCCGTCCGCTCCAGCTGCCCGAACCGGAGGCACTGGTCCGGGCGTTCCTCGACGCCGTCGCCGACGGTCTGCCCCGCACCCCGGCCGCGGCCGTGGCCGCCGGGCGGCCGTTCGCCGCGCGGGACCCGCAGCCGGTGCCGGGGATACAGGACTGGGCCGCGCAGGTCGCGGCCGGCTCCGACACCGGCGTCGGGATCTCGCTCCGGCTCGACCTGTCCTCCTTCCGGCTCTTCGACGAGGCCGAGGAAGCCGACACCCGGCGCGCCGGAGCCGCCGTCGTCCAGGTGCACAGCCTCGCCGACCCGACCCTGGTCACCGACGCCGGGCAGCTGTGGGCGGGCACGGCGGCGGCCGGGTTCGGCCCGCGCGCCCGGATCGACGCCGTGCTCGCCATGCGCCGGGCCGCCCGGGTCTGGCCGCCGCTGCTGCGCCTGCTGGACCAGCCCGTGCCCGATGCGCTGGCCCTGTCCGACCCGGAGCTGGAGGACCTGCTGGGGGTGGCCGGGAGCCGGCTGGCCGCCGCCGGGGTCCTGGTCCACTGGCCGCGCGAGCTGGCCCGCACGCTGTCGGCGACCGCCGTCGTACGCTCCACCGCCCCCGGTTCGGCGACCGACGGGACCGCCTTCTTCGACGCCGAGCACCTCTTCGCCTTCTCCTGGGAACTGGCGCTGGGCGGCGACCGGCTCACCCCGGGCGAGATGGACGCGCTGGCCCAGGCGCACCGGCCCGTCGTCCGGCTGCGCGACCAGTGGGTGCGGGTCGATCCGGAGCTGGTGCGCAAGGCGCGCAAGCGGGAGCTGGGCGTCCTGGACCCGGTCGACGCGCTGGCCACCGTACTGTCGGGGACGGCCGAGATCGACGGGACGACGGTCGAGGCGGTGCCGGTGGGAGCGCTGGCCGCCCTGCGGGACCGGCTGACGGGGGAACTGGCCCCGCTGCCGCAGCCCGCCGCCCTCAAGGCCACCCTGCGCGACTACCAGGCGCGCGGCCTTGCCTGGTTGGACCTGATGACCTCGCTCGGTCTCGGCGGCTGCCTCGCCGACGACATGGGCCTCGGCAAGACCGTCACGCTGATCGCGCTGCACCTGCACCGGGACCGGCCGGAGCCCACCCTCGTGGTGTGTCCCGCGTCCCTCCTCGGCAACTGGCAGCGGGAGATCGAGAAGTTCGCCCCCGGCACGCCCGTGCACCGCTTCCACGGCAACGGCCGCAGCATCGAGGACCTGACGTCCTGCGCGGGCGGGTTCGTCCTCACCACGTACGGGACGATGCGCGCCAGCGCCGCCCTGCTCGCCGAACAGAGCTGGGGCCTGGTCGTCGCCGATGAGGCGCAGCACGTCAAGAACCCGCATTCGGCGACCGCGAAGGCACTGCGCACGGTGCCCGCGCCGGCCCGGGTGGCGCTGACCGGAACCCCGGTGGAGAACAACCTCTCCGAGCTGTGGGCGCTGCTCGACTGGACCACGCCGGGGTTGCTGGGCCCGCTCACCGCCTTCCGGGCCCGCCACGCCCGTCCGGTGGAGCACCAGAAGGAGGAGGACGGCGGCAACGAGGCGGCGGTCGCCCGGCTGTCCGCGCTGGTGCGGCCGTTCCTGCTGCGCCGCAAGAAGTCCGACCCCGGCATCGCGCCCGAGCTGCCGCCGAAGACGGAGACCGACCATCCGGTCTCCCTCACCCGGGAGCAGGCTTCGCTCTACCAGGCGGCGGTGGACGAGGCGATGGCCGTGATCGAGTCGAGCGAGGGCATGGAACGGCGCGGCATGATCATGAAGTTGCTGGCCTCGCTCAAGCAGATCTGCAACCACCCCGCGCAGTACCTGAAGGAGGAGCAGCCCCGGATCCCGCACCGCTCGGGCAAGCTCGCCCTGCTGGACGAGCTGCTGGACACGATCCTGGCCGAGGGCGGCTCGGTGCTGGTCTTCACCCAGTACGTGACGATGGCCCGCATCGTCGAACGGCACTTGCAAGCCCGGGGGATCGCCTCGCAGCTGCTGCACGGCGGGACGCCGGTGCCGCGCCGCGAGGAGCTCGTCGACCGTTTCCAGGCGGGCGAGGTCCCCGTCTTCCTGCTGTCCTTGAAGGCGGCGGGCACCGGGCTGAACCTCACCCGGGCCGGGCACGTCATCCACTTCGACCGTTGGTGGAACCCGGCCGTCGAGGAACAGGCCACCGACCGCGCCTACCGCATCGGCCAGACCCAGCCCGTACAGGTCCACCGGATCATCGCCGAAGGCACCGTAGAGGACCGGATCGCCGAGATGCTGGAGGCGAAGCGGGCGCTGGCCGACGCCGTCCTGGGCTCCGGCGAGTCGGCGCTGAGCGAGCTGACCGACCGCGA